Part of the Halococcus saccharolyticus DSM 5350 genome is shown below.
TGGCCAGAACCTGACGATCGGATTCGACGAGACGATCGAGGTCAGCGAGGGCGACGAGCTCACGATGACCTACGGCGGTGTGACGAACCCCGCTGAGATGGGCAACTACACGGTGGGTGTCGCGGTCAACAACGGGACGTTCGCGAACACCACCCTCGACATCGCCGAGGCCAACGAGTCGATGATGACCACCACCGGTGGCACCGAGACCACCGAGGACGGTACCGAGATGACCGAGACCACCGAGGGTGGAGCCGAG
Proteins encoded:
- a CDS encoding PGF-CTERM sorting domain-containing protein, whose translation is GQNLTIGFDETIEVSEGDELTMTYGGVTNPAEMGNYTVGVAVNNGTFANTTLDIAEANESMMTTTGGTETTEDGTEMTETTEGGAEMTETTESGAETTESGAETTESGGDGETAANASGGEETTSSGNGPGFTLVAGVVALLAAALVAARRD